In the genome of Rhizobium sp. 007, one region contains:
- a CDS encoding condensation domain-containing protein gives MADPFSDEAGARLYRTGDLGRYLPDGNLEFLGRNDDQVKIRGFRIEPGEIAARLCEHARVREAAVVARQDRAGDKHLVAYVVCGPEAGSDDDDGSGLAGALRAHLGGRLPDYMVPSAFVRLEALPLTANGKLDRKGLPAPADDAYARRSYEAPQGGIETALAGIWAELLGLERVGRHDHFFELGGHSLLAVQLMERLRRLSLGVEVRTLFARPVLADLAASLGSHHEVAVPANLITEESTAITPQMLPLIDLTQEEIDRIVATVPGGVGNIQDIYGLSPLQDGILFHHLLASRGDPYLLVSQMAFADRGLLERYLAAVQQVVDRHDILRTAFVWEGLSSPAQVVWRKAPLQVSEVELDDCDGSGAEELRRRFDPRRQRIDLGRAPLLRFVIAREPGSGRWLLLELQHHLIGDHTTLEVMHAEVRAVLDGRAHELAAPQPFRNLVAQARLGVDAKAHEEFFQEQLADIDEPTMPFGLSEVYGDGIGSHEARRMLPQALNDRLRQQARRLG, from the coding sequence TTGGCCGATCCGTTCAGCGATGAGGCAGGCGCCCGGCTGTACCGGACCGGCGACCTGGGGCGTTATCTGCCGGACGGCAATCTGGAGTTCCTCGGCCGCAACGACGACCAGGTGAAGATCCGCGGCTTCCGTATCGAGCCGGGCGAGATCGCCGCACGGCTTTGCGAGCACGCCCGGGTGCGCGAGGCGGCGGTGGTGGCGCGCCAGGACCGCGCCGGCGACAAGCACCTTGTCGCCTATGTCGTGTGTGGACCCGAGGCCGGATCGGACGACGACGATGGAAGCGGGCTGGCCGGCGCCTTGCGGGCGCATCTGGGCGGGCGGCTGCCGGACTACATGGTGCCGTCGGCGTTCGTGCGGCTCGAAGCGCTGCCCTTGACGGCGAACGGCAAGCTCGACCGCAAGGGGCTGCCGGCGCCGGCCGACGACGCCTATGCGCGCCGCAGCTATGAGGCGCCGCAGGGCGGGATCGAGACGGCGCTGGCCGGGATCTGGGCCGAGCTTCTGGGGCTGGAGCGGGTCGGACGCCACGACCACTTCTTCGAGCTCGGCGGCCACTCGCTCCTGGCGGTTCAATTGATGGAGCGGCTGCGGCGGCTGTCGCTGGGGGTGGAGGTGCGCACCCTGTTCGCCAGGCCGGTGCTGGCCGATCTCGCCGCAAGCCTGGGCAGCCATCACGAGGTGGCGGTGCCTGCCAACCTGATCACCGAGGAGAGTACGGCGATTACGCCGCAGATGCTGCCGCTCATCGATCTGACCCAGGAGGAGATCGACCGGATCGTCGCCACGGTTCCCGGCGGCGTCGGCAACATCCAGGACATTTATGGCCTGTCGCCGCTGCAGGACGGCATCCTGTTCCATCATCTGCTGGCCAGCCGGGGCGATCCATATCTGCTGGTCTCGCAGATGGCGTTCGCCGACCGGGGTCTGCTGGAGCGCTATCTAGCGGCGGTTCAGCAAGTCGTGGATCGGCACGACATCCTGCGCACCGCCTTTGTCTGGGAGGGGCTGTCGAGCCCGGCCCAGGTGGTGTGGCGGAAAGCGCCGCTGCAGGTGAGCGAGGTCGAGCTGGATGACTGTGACGGTTCCGGCGCCGAGGAGCTCCGGCGCCGGTTTGATCCACGCCGGCAGCGCATCGACCTTGGCCGGGCGCCGCTGTTGCGGTTTGTGATCGCGCGCGAGCCGGGCAGCGGGCGCTGGCTGCTGCTGGAGCTGCAGCATCATCTGATCGGGGATCACACGACGCTGGAAGTGATGCATGCCGAGGTGCGGGCCGTGCTCGACGGGCGTGCGCATGAGCTGGCAGCGCCGCAGCCGTTCCGCAATCTGGTGGCGCAGGCGCGGCTGGGGGTTGATGCCAAGGCGCATGAAGAGTTCTTCCAGGAACAGTTGGCCGACATCGACGAGCCGACCATGCCGTTTGGGCTGAGCGAGGTCTATGGTGATGGCATCGGGTCTCACGAGGCGCGGCGGATGTTGCCGCAGGCGCTCAACGATCGGCTGCGGCAACAAGCGCGGCGGCTCGGGTAA
- a CDS encoding condensation domain-containing protein, with protein sequence MRRRDALAVRPGARAADPRPADPAGGGRTRLPADPASYRLRRLVDGRAGAELSQLYRAFEAGEDDPLPPLAIQYPDYAAWQRQWLSGERLQSQAQYWRNALANAPARLALPTDRARPAQQSFAGASVPVVIDQD encoded by the coding sequence GTGCGACGAAGAGATGCACTCGCCGTTCGACCTGGCGCGCGGGCCGCTGATCCGCGGCCGGCTGATCCGGCTGGCGGAGGACGAACACGTCTTCCTGCTGACCCAGCATCATATCGTCTCCGACGGCTGGTCGATGGGCGTGCTGGTGCGGAGCTCAGTCAGCTTTACCGGGCGTTCGAGGCTGGAGAGGACGATCCCTTGCCGCCGCTGGCGATCCAGTATCCGGATTATGCCGCCTGGCAACGCCAATGGCTGTCGGGGGAACGGCTGCAGAGCCAGGCGCAGTATTGGCGCAACGCCTTGGCAAACGCTCCGGCCCGTCTTGCCTTGCCGACGGACCGTGCGCGTCCGGCCCAGCAGTCGTTTGCCGGGGCCAGTGTGCCTGTTGTCATCGATCAGGACTGA
- a CDS encoding AMP-binding protein — protein sequence MSSTPQAHRNPKGVMVEHRGLVRLVAGNDFVEISPQDIFLNASSPTFDATTFEVWGALANGARVVLYPERHLSTATLAQIIQDQGVTIAWMTARLFDVYVAEGRSTNRLQQLLVGGEEVSIASIRACQKRHPTLRISNGYGPTENTTFSLCIRCLLSSMAGNGCRWVDQFAIRWPICWIGLPSPCRSGRRESFTSAGQGCAGLPQPPR from the coding sequence ATGTCATCTACACCTCAGGCTCACCGGAACCCCAAAGGCGTCATGGTCGAGCATCGGGGATTGGTGCGTCTGGTGGCGGGCAACGATTTCGTCGAAATCTCGCCGCAGGACATCTTTCTCAATGCCTCCTCGCCGACATTCGACGCGACCACGTTCGAGGTCTGGGGTGCCTTGGCGAACGGCGCCAGGGTTGTGCTCTATCCTGAACGTCACCTCTCGACCGCAACGCTGGCCCAGATCATCCAGGACCAAGGCGTCACCATCGCTTGGATGACTGCCCGGTTGTTCGACGTCTATGTCGCGGAGGGGCGGAGCACCAATCGGCTACAGCAACTGCTGGTCGGGGGCGAGGAGGTCTCCATCGCTTCCATCAGGGCATGCCAGAAGCGACATCCGACGCTGCGAATCTCAAATGGCTACGGCCCGACAGAGAACACCACCTTTAGTCTTTGTATCCGGTGCCTGCTGAGTTCGATGGCCGGCAACGGGTGCCGCTGGGTCGACCAATTCGCAATTCGGTGGCCTATCTGTTGGATCGGTTTGCCCAGCCCGTGCCGTTCGGGGCGGCGGGAGAGCTTTACATCGGCGGGGCAGGGTTGCGCGGGGCTACCTCAACCGCCCCGCTGA
- a CDS encoding condensation domain-containing protein: MASLCHLAWGQVVARSSGREQVVFGTVLFGRMHAGAGADRALGLFINTLPVRLDLDGTGVEASVRTTHARLSELLAHEHASLALAQRCSGVAAPAPLFSALLNYRHNTHRRSPAKRMISCPAWNGWAARSAPTIR; this comes from the coding sequence CTGGCGAGCCTTTGCCATCTGGCCTGGGGGCAGGTGGTGGCGCGCAGCAGCGGCCGTGAGCAGGTGGTGTTCGGCACGGTGCTGTTCGGCCGCATGCATGCGGGTGCGGGCGCCGACCGGGCGCTGGGCCTGTTCATCAACACCCTGCCTGTGCGGCTCGACCTCGACGGGACCGGGGTCGAGGCGAGCGTGCGGACCACCCATGCGCGGCTTTCCGAGCTGCTGGCGCACGAGCATGCCTCGCTGGCGCTGGCGCAACGCTGCAGCGGGGTGGCGGCGCCGGCGCCGCTGTTCAGCGCGCTGTTGAACTACCGTCACAACACGCACCGGCGCTCGCCTGCGAAGCGGATGATCTCCTGTCCGGCATGGAATGGCTGGGCGGCGAGGAGCGCACCAACTATCCGCTGA